One part of the Pseudopipra pipra isolate bDixPip1 chromosome 3, bDixPip1.hap1, whole genome shotgun sequence genome encodes these proteins:
- the RRM2 gene encoding ribonucleoside-diphosphate reductase subunit M2, which translates to MLSARAPFAVRHDQHQLSPKKGQSPVKSLSPMKDLALSDKENTPPALSSARVLASKTARKIFQEGDWKPVPRGAEEEEPLLRENPRRFVIFPIQYHDIWQMYKKAEASFWTAEEVDLSKDIQHWESLKPEEKYFISHVLAFFAASDGIVNENLVERFSQEVQVTEARCFYGFQIAMENIHSEMYSLLIDTYIKDSREREFLFNAIETLPCVKKKADWAMCWIGDKKATYGERVVAFAAVEGIFFSGSFASIFWLKKRGLMPGLTFSNELISRDEGLHCDFACLMFKHLIHKPSEERVREIIMNAVLIEQEFLTEALPVKLIGMNCTLMKQYIEFVADRLMLELGFNKIYKAENPFDFMENISLEGKTNFFEKRVGEYQRMGVMSKPTDNSFTLDAEF; encoded by the exons ATGCTGTCTGCCCGCGCCCCGTTCGCCGTCCGCCACGACCAGCACCAGCTGTCGCCCAAGAAGGGCCAGTCTCCTGTGAAGAGCCTGTCGCCCATGAAGGACCTGGCGCTGAGCGACAAAGAGAACACG ccccccgcGCTCAGCAGCGCCCGCGTCCTGGCCAGCAAGACGGCCCGCAAGATCTTCCAGGAGGGCGACTGGAAACCG GTGCCGCGGGgcgcggaggaggaggagccgcTGCTGCGGGAGAACCCCCGCCGGTTCGTCATCTTCCCCATCCAGTACCACGACATCTGGCAGATGTACAAGAAGGCCGAGGCCTCCTTCTGGACGGCGGAGGAG GTGGACCTTTCCAAAGACATCCAGCACTGGGAGTCCCTGAAGCCTGAGGAGAAGTACTTCATTTCTCACGTCCTCGCCTTCTTTGCTGCCAGTGATGGCATTGTCAATGAGAACTTG GTGGAGCGGTTCAGTCAAGAAGTACAAGTCACAGAAGCTCGTTGTTTCTATGGCTTCCAGATTGCCATGGAAAATATACATTCAGAAATGTACAGTCTTCTCATTGACACCTACATTAAGGATTCTAGAGAGAG ggaatttctttttaatgctaTTGAAACATTACCATGTGTTAAAAAGAAGGCTGACTGGGCCATGTGCTGGATTGGGGACAAGAAAGCAACATATG GAGAACGTGTAGTCGCCTTTGCAGCTGTGGAAGGAATCTTCTTTTCTGGCTCGTTTGCATCAATTTTTTGGCTGAAGAAAAGAGGATTAATGCCTGGACTCACTTTTTCTAATGAACTCATCAGTAGAGATGAG ggTTTGCACTGTGATTTTGCCTGCCTCATGTTCAAGCACTTGATACACAAACCATCAGAGGAGAGAGTAAGGGAAATCATCATGAATGCTGTTCTCATAGAGCAG GAATTCTTGACGGAGGCACTGCCTGTGAAGCTGATTGGCATGAACTGCACTTTAATGAAACAGTACATAGAGTTTGTGGCAGACCGACTGATGTTGGAACTGGGATTTAACAAG ATATACAAAGCAGAGAATCCTTTTGACTTCATGGAGAACATATCTTTGGAAGGCAAGACCAATTTCTTTGAGAAGCGAGTAGGTGAATATCAGAGGATGGGAGTCATGTCGAAGCCCACAGACAACTCTTTCACCCTGGATGCAGAATTTTAA